A genome region from Candidatus Binatus sp. includes the following:
- a CDS encoding PaaI family thioesterase, whose translation MADQDRSRLVRALESAPFAAMLGLKIESAANGAALVRMPFDLRLLNEGGRAAPVHGGAIASLADVAACAAVWTLAETVRTATISITVNYTGFAVNSDLIARARVKRMGKRIASLSVEIADVSGALIADALVTYKIA comes from the coding sequence ATGGCCGATCAGGATCGAAGCCGCCTGGTCCGGGCGCTTGAAAGCGCGCCGTTCGCCGCGATGCTCGGGCTGAAGATCGAATCCGCCGCCAACGGCGCGGCGCTGGTGCGGATGCCGTTCGATTTGCGGCTGCTCAACGAGGGCGGCCGGGCCGCTCCCGTTCACGGCGGCGCGATTGCCTCGCTGGCCGACGTTGCTGCATGCGCCGCGGTGTGGACTCTCGCCGAGACCGTGCGCACCGCGACCATCTCGATCACGGTGAACTACACCGGCTTCGCCGTGAATTCTGACCTGATCGCCCGCGCCCGAGTGAAGCGGATGGGCAAGCGCATCGCCAGCCTGAGCGTGGAAATCGCCGACGTGTCCGGCGCCCTCATCGCCGACGCGCTCGTCACCTACAAGATCGCTTAG
- a CDS encoding HAD family hydrolase: protein MAEHRYKAVVIDLFDTLVNWNLEALPVMQWRGREIRSTTPLLFSALETALGGRFDRDAFAEAHAAVYAEIFTERAKAGAIEITCLERFSRTLKLLGVDEDLAAPLAESLRRIHMGRVRAVTWAPAPRIDAMKKIARRLRVGLISNFDDSETGHLIMHDTGIREIFDAVIISADIGYRKPNPLIFKKILELMGLEPADILFVGDTPLDDVLGSKGVGMHSAWIRTRERELPEGIPAPDIVISDLAQLPDALGLQE from the coding sequence GTGGCTGAGCATCGTTACAAGGCGGTCGTGATCGATTTATTCGACACGCTCGTCAACTGGAATCTCGAAGCGCTGCCGGTCATGCAATGGCGCGGGCGCGAAATTCGAAGCACGACTCCCCTGCTCTTCTCCGCGCTGGAAACGGCGCTCGGCGGGCGCTTCGACCGCGACGCCTTCGCCGAGGCACACGCGGCGGTTTACGCCGAGATATTCACCGAGCGAGCGAAGGCGGGCGCAATCGAGATTACCTGCCTCGAGCGCTTCTCGCGCACGCTCAAACTGCTCGGCGTCGACGAAGACCTGGCAGCGCCGCTGGCCGAAAGTCTGCGCCGAATCCATATGGGACGGGTGCGCGCGGTCACTTGGGCGCCGGCGCCGCGAATCGACGCGATGAAAAAAATCGCCAGGCGCCTGCGCGTCGGCTTGATCTCGAACTTCGACGATTCCGAGACCGGCCACCTCATCATGCATGACACCGGCATCCGCGAGATCTTCGACGCGGTGATTATCTCGGCCGACATCGGCTACCGAAAACCCAACCCGCTCATCTTCAAAAAAATTCTCGAGCTGATGGGGCTCGAGCCCGCCGATATCCTGTTCGTCGGCGATACTCCGCTCGACGACGTGCTGGGCAGCAAAGGCGTCGGAATGCATTCGGCGTGGATTCGCACGCGCGAGCGCGAGCTGCCCGAGGGAATTCCCGCGCCGGACATCGTCATCTCGGACCTCGCGCAACTGCCCGACGCGCTTGGTTTGCAAGAATAA
- a CDS encoding DUF4149 domain-containing protein, whose product MILLLSIYLAALGCWLGGIVFFSFFTAPEVFTHLPTAEAGQVISAIFPRYYMLGYVAGTVSLILAVYFTAVRGPRMWWGATTVVLAIALGITFYAGRVILPRADAIRTVNEDPHPDTARKAEFDRLHRMSVILNGTVLLLNLAAIAGTSGALSWRG is encoded by the coding sequence ATGATTTTACTTTTGTCGATTTACCTGGCCGCACTCGGATGCTGGCTCGGCGGAATTGTTTTCTTCTCGTTTTTCACCGCGCCGGAGGTTTTTACCCATCTGCCGACCGCCGAAGCCGGCCAAGTGATCAGCGCGATCTTCCCGCGCTACTACATGCTTGGCTACGTCGCGGGAACGGTAAGCCTCATCCTCGCGGTGTATTTCACCGCCGTGCGCGGACCGCGGATGTGGTGGGGCGCCACCACGGTCGTGCTGGCAATCGCGCTGGGAATCACCTTCTATGCCGGCAGGGTCATTCTGCCGCGAGCCGACGCCATCCGCACCGTCAACGAAGATCCACATCCCGACACTGCCCGCAAGGCGGAGTTCGACCGGCTGCACCGGATGTCGGTGATTCTCAATGGCACCGTGCTGCTGTTGAACCTCGCCGCAATCGCGGGCACTTCGGGAGCGTTGAGCTGGCGTGGCTGA
- a CDS encoding DUF2203 domain-containing protein: MPNSGFEKLFSEEEANELIPRLEILMRQLQMQATSLRARIDELSVTDPSILHCTMSEIVGRYPELRSFATNMADAAAQIESFGCILKDIELGLIDFPYDADDEVVFLCWQFGEPRVVAWHRVNSGFSERQPLPGAPNRWLN; the protein is encoded by the coding sequence TTGCCTAATAGCGGATTTGAAAAATTATTCAGCGAGGAAGAAGCCAACGAGCTGATTCCACGTCTGGAAATTCTGATGCGCCAACTGCAGATGCAGGCGACGTCGTTGCGCGCACGGATCGACGAATTGTCGGTGACCGATCCCTCGATCCTGCATTGCACGATGAGCGAAATCGTCGGGCGTTACCCCGAGCTGCGGTCGTTCGCGACCAACATGGCCGACGCCGCCGCCCAAATCGAATCATTCGGATGCATCCTCAAGGATATCGAGCTGGGGCTGATCGATTTTCCCTATGACGCGGACGACGAAGTTGTTTTCCTGTGCTGGCAGTTCGGCGAGCCGCGCGTCGTCGCATGGCACCGGGTGAACAGTGGATTTTCCGAGCGCCAGCCGCTGCCCGGCGCGCCCAACCGCTGGCTCAACTGA